A stretch of Leptospiraceae bacterium DNA encodes these proteins:
- a CDS encoding DUF1566 domain-containing protein: MFQLQTFRLLKLTILVLGLLVGLKGYSSHLFSHSETVEEKNRIYIANLSIANDVPETIRESIITKLKSHLVEKFGGSYNIISQSDLDLLLRQVESLQRQGRDTKEILSEIADARDADELIHGKVFKDQGQIKLLLNNLKRDPKSKDFYTKSIVDISFFENDFDFYIKEAAIKILNPRYRIKSGESVIAAEKKNSISKPETINYSENKIVSIGNVGWGNFEGLMKWDDAVDICESKGMRLPTPEELRDMAQLKNHILREPCCVFWSSKSNSKDSDYAYYIDINDGYGNYYHKDIDVRVRCVKK, translated from the coding sequence ATGTTCCAATTACAAACCTTTCGACTCTTGAAATTAACTATCTTGGTATTAGGTTTACTCGTCGGTTTAAAAGGATACTCATCTCATTTATTTTCACACTCAGAAACCGTGGAGGAAAAAAACAGAATCTACATCGCCAACCTTAGTATCGCCAATGACGTTCCTGAAACCATACGAGAAAGCATCATCACAAAACTCAAATCTCATTTAGTGGAAAAATTTGGAGGGAGTTACAATATTATTTCTCAATCTGACTTAGATTTGCTTTTACGACAAGTGGAAAGCCTTCAGCGGCAAGGACGTGATACAAAAGAAATCCTTTCAGAGATTGCCGACGCACGAGATGCAGATGAACTAATTCACGGAAAAGTTTTTAAAGATCAAGGTCAGATTAAACTTCTTTTAAATAATCTAAAACGCGATCCAAAATCAAAAGATTTTTACACAAAATCAATAGTCGATATTTCTTTTTTTGAAAATGATTTTGATTTTTATATCAAGGAAGCTGCTATTAAAATTTTGAATCCTCGTTATAGAATTAAAAGCGGCGAATCAGTAATAGCCGCAGAAAAAAAGAATTCAATTTCAAAACCAGAAACTATTAATTATTCAGAAAATAAAATAGTTTCTATAGGAAACGTTGGATGGGGCAATTTTGAGGGTCTAATGAAATGGGATGACGCGGTCGATATATGTGAAAGCAAAGGTATGAGGCTTCCAACACCTGAAGAATTGCGAGACATGGCACAATTAAAAAATCATATTCTACGAGAGCCTTGCTGCGTTTTTTGGTCTTCTAAATCGAACAGTAAGGATTCTGATTATGCTTATTACATAGACATCAACGATGGCTACGGAAATTATTACCATAAGGATATAGACGTCAGAGTCCGCTGCGTTAAAAAATAA